The following DNA comes from Magnetococcales bacterium.
GCCAAGCCGTTCTCCAGAAAGGAAATTCTGGAAATGGTGACCGAACTCCTGGCCGCCAGGGATCAGGCTGGCGAGTGACAATGTCCGGTTTAGTTTCCGGAGGTGGAACAGGTGTTCAGGCCGATGATGGGATAAAACGGACAGAATTTCATCAGGCCTGTGGCCAGGGGAATGATGCCGATCCAACCCCATGGGGTCTGGGGACCGACGAAGACCAGGGCGATCAGGACCAGTCCTGCCACGATGCGAAGAATGCGATCGATGCCACCGACATTGGCTTTCATGGGTCGTGCTCCTTGCAAAGGTATTGATGCTTTCGCTTTCGAAAGGCATCGTACCATCCTTGACGGGAAAACTTCAAAAAAAAATGTGATTTTCCTTGAGCCCGCCGTCGCGGCTGCCGAAAGGGGTTTTGACGCGGTGAATCCAGTCGGACATGGAACGGAGCGATGGTCTTATGGATTTTCTTGATTTTGTCTATCAGAATGCCCGGGTTCGCTTTCCCAGGGGGATTCCGGATTCGCCCGATGCGGTGCGTATCGACGACCCGGTGCTGTTGCAACAATTGCTGACCATCCTGACTCTGGACGGTGAGGTTCCCATTCTTTTGCATATGGGCGATCAGATCTTCGATTATCATTCCTTCCTGAAGATGGCTGCCGGGGATGGTGGGACCGAAAAAAACCTGTATCTGCTCATCCAGGCGTTGATTCCTCCCATCGGCAATCTGCGCATACGGCGCGCCGATCTTGTCGTTCTCAGTTTGAATACCAGGGCCTACAATGTCGTCATGGAGGTTCATTTCATTGAGCAGTTGGGCA
Coding sequences within:
- a CDS encoding DUF2892 domain-containing protein, whose product is MKANVGGIDRILRIVAGLVLIALVFVGPQTPWGWIGIIPLATGLMKFCPFYPIIGLNTCSTSGN